The Stenotrophomonas sp. BIO128-Bstrain region ATCAGCGGGTGCTCAACGAGCGAGGCTCGGCCACCTTCAGCCTCAACGGGGCGTTCACCAACAGCGGTGAGCAGAGCGTGGGCCTGGGTGTAGGCATCGGCTGGTAATCCTCCCGGCCCATTGCAGGGAAACACCGGCGCTCCCCGGTCCGTCATTGCGGACCGGGGAGTTTCTTTTTTTGTCGTGCCGCGCGGCCCCGGGCGAGCAGGTGCCACGCCGCCGCGGGCTCAGGCGCCTGGGTCCATCTGCGCCAGCAGGCGGTCCATTTCGTCGAGGTCCGCGGCGCCCGGGTCGCCGTTGATGGCATGGTGCTTCAGGCAGCCGTCGATCTGGTCCAGCGTGACCAGCGTGGCCGCATCCCCGACCATCGAGGCCGCCCCGCGGATGCGGTGGCTCATCGCCAGCGCCGGCCGCCATTCGTGGGCCACGATGGCCTCGCGCAGTGCGGCAATATCCTGGGGGATCTGCGTGCGATACACCGCCAGCACATCCAACGGCGTCGCCGCCGCCGGCCGCGGGGCCCTGGCCGGATTCATCGCCGTGCAGTGCGTGGCCACATCGAACGCAGGCCACTCGATAGGCTTGCACAGGGTCGCCGCGATGCCCGCGGCCCGGTAGCGGGGGGGGCGGGTGACGTCGGGTGATGCCGAGATCGAGACCACGCGGGCGCCCAGCCACGCGCGCGCCCGCTCCAGGGCGCGGATGGCCTCGATTGTTTCCAGCCCGCTGGCATCCGGCAGTGCATCGTCCAGGGTGATCAGGTCGAAGGGGCCGGCCTGTTCCAGCTGCTGCAGTGCCTCATGGCGACTGGCGGCGCAGCGCACCTCGAACCCGCGCTCGCGCAGCCGGTGGCTGATGACGTCGGCGTTCAGTGGCTGGTCTTCGATGACCAGGACGCGCGCGGGCCGGTCGTTGTGGGCGGACAGGTGGCCGGGCAGGGCCGGCGCCTGCTCCGTGCGCCGCTGCGCGGGCAGGGTGGCGGTGAAGGTGGACCCCACGCCTGGTTGGCTGCGCACGGTGATCTGCCCGCCCTGCGCCGTGGCGATGCGGCGGCACAGGGACAGCCCCAGGCCGGTCCCGCCGCGCTGCCGGCCGTCACGGGTGGTGTTGAAGGCGCCGAAGATGTCGTTCAGATCTTCGGCGCTGATGCCTTCGCCGGTATCGCTCACACGCAGCACCATCCGGCCGCGCTCGCCTACACCTGCCTCGAATCTCAGGCGCACCGACACGGTTCCGGCATCGCAGAACTTCACAGCGTTGGAGATCAGATTGCTGGCGATGTGGCGCAGGGCGCGGGTGTCGCAGCTCGCGTGCTCCAGCACCGGCTGGTCGAGATCGAACAGCAGGGCGGTGCCCTTGGCCGCGGCTACCGGCCTGGATGCGCTCAGGCAGCCGGCCAGTACGGAGGCCGCGCCGGGCTGCCACTCCACGGGTGCATGGCTGTGGCGATCCAGGAACATGAATTCCAGCGCATTGGCCAGGGTGTCGTGCAGGGAAGAGGTGGCCGCGCGGGCGGACGCGATCACGGGCGCGGCGGCCGGGTGGGGACGGTGGATTCAATCAGGTCGATGGCGGAAATGACCGAGGCCACGCCATTGCGCACTTCGTGATTGACCAGGGTCAACATGCGCGCCGTGCTGGCCTGCAGCGCCGCCGTCGCCCGCGCATTGCGGTAGGCCTGGATGATCACGAAGGCCGCACCAAGGATGGACAGCACCAGTACGATGATCGGCGTGCGATAGAAAGAGAGGACGGCATGGAGAGTGGGAGGCGAGCGATACAGGGCATCCATCCACCGGCCGACCAGATCCTGCTGGGTGTCCAGCGGCAACGAGCGGAACGCCTGATGGGCCCGGTCCATCTCGGCGGCACGCGCAGGGTGGGAGGCGACCCGGATTCGCACGGAGGGGCCATCGCTGGCCGGATGCACCGCCAGCGTGGTGCTGTTGCCCCGGCGTGCGAGCGGAATCAGGATGGCGTCCATGCCCAGCGCCGCGTCCACGGTGCCGCTGTCCACCGCGGCCACCATGTCTGCCGCGGCAGGTAGTGGAAAGACCTCGATCGCGGGGTGGTGAGCAGCCAGATAGCCGTGGTACTCCCCGTTGCCGATCACGGTGACACGCTTGCCCTCCAGGGCGGCCAGGGCCCGCACGGGGGAGCTGCTGCGGGTGAGCAGGACCGAGTCGCCGGCATAGAAGGCCGGTGAAATCACCGTGGCCGTGGGCAACAGTGCCGTGGTGCCCGGCAGCGCGAACGCCAGCCCGTCCACCTCCTGCTGCGCAAGCAGGCCCAGTGCGTCGCTGAAGGTGGTGGCGCCGGCCACCTGGATCTTGATGCCCGAGAGCGCCTCCACCGCCTCCACGTAGGCACGTGCACCGCCCAGCGAGGAAGGCCCGCCCAGCCCGTACGGGCCGCCCAACTGCGGGCCGGCGGCCAGCACGAAGGGTGGCTGCCGATCCGAATGAGCGGGGAACAGCGTAAGCAGCAGCGCCCCGGCGGCGAGGAGGATGGTCGCCAGCAGGCTGGCCTGCAACGCGACCCGACGTTTACCCGCGATGTTTTTCATGTAATTACGCTCGCACCCGATCCACGCACAAGAACGGCACCGGCAAGGCGCCGACGGTGCTGTGGAAGCTGGTGCGCGCAGCCACGAATCCAGCCTTGCACGACGCCAGGAGGCGCTCAATGTGCGTTTCCGACGAAGGGGTGTCGTATCCGGCACGAGGCGCTGGGTCTGCGCAGTGCGTCTCGCAGGCCTCCACGCGCCCTTCACGGGTATTGGCTCGATCGGCATGGCAGTCGAAGGTCATCAACGTGCATCGCGCAGCTGGCGACGATGCGTTCGGTCAGCTGCCTGCATCACCTTGGACACTCGCACCGTCCTCACGATCGTTCCACGCGTTGCTGCGTGTGCGCCACCTAAGCTGGCATTCCCGTCGCGAAGTTTTTTTCCCCATGACCACAGCACTACATGATCCGGACGCCCTTGAACCCATCGATATCGATGCGCTCAAGGCACAGGGTGTGCCGCCGGTCGCCCAGTAC contains the following coding sequences:
- a CDS encoding ATP-binding protein, whose protein sequence is MIASARAATSSLHDTLANALEFMFLDRHSHAPVEWQPGAASVLAGCLSASRPVAAAKGTALLFDLDQPVLEHASCDTRALRHIASNLISNAVKFCDAGTVSVRLRFEAGVGERGRMVLRVSDTGEGISAEDLNDIFGAFNTTRDGRQRGGTGLGLSLCRRIATAQGGQITVRSQPGVGSTFTATLPAQRRTEQAPALPGHLSAHNDRPARVLVIEDQPLNADVISHRLRERGFEVRCAASRHEALQQLEQAGPFDLITLDDALPDASGLETIEAIRALERARAWLGARVVSISASPDVTRPPRYRAAGIAATLCKPIEWPAFDVATHCTAMNPARAPRPAAATPLDVLAVYRTQIPQDIAALREAIVAHEWRPALAMSHRIRGAASMVGDAATLVTLDQIDGCLKHHAINGDPGAADLDEMDRLLAQMDPGA
- a CDS encoding transporter substrate-binding domain-containing protein, translating into MKNIAGKRRVALQASLLATILLAAGALLLTLFPAHSDRQPPFVLAAGPQLGGPYGLGGPSSLGGARAYVEAVEALSGIKIQVAGATTFSDALGLLAQQEVDGLAFALPGTTALLPTATVISPAFYAGDSVLLTRSSSPVRALAALEGKRVTVIGNGEYHGYLAAHHPAIEVFPLPAAADMVAAVDSGTVDAALGMDAILIPLARRGNSTTLAVHPASDGPSVRIRVASHPARAAEMDRAHQAFRSLPLDTQQDLVGRWMDALYRSPPTLHAVLSFYRTPIIVLVLSILGAAFVIIQAYRNARATAALQASTARMLTLVNHEVRNGVASVISAIDLIESTVPTRPPRP